From a region of the Campylobacter sp. genome:
- a CDS encoding CCA tRNA nucleotidyltransferase translates to MKIYQNDDFIALLDYLKKFSSRIYLVGGCVRDHFLGRASADVDVELYDVDPHRFEQIMQDFGAQGVGKSYFVYKYKSFDISLPRTESKTGVGHKGFSVALATDEHEASRRRDFTINAMMIDAISGKVLDFYGGLADLRARILRVVDPHTFVEDSLRVYRAVQFAARFELRAEPRTLELMRSIDASDLSCERVKAELIKFFRAPAHRYGMMLMQELGLYERVFGLQIDTRTHERLIKFIEHGESFVRNEMFFLYAFLNFLGLDKNKILKNLGLNSIYKRLLSEPFFKRISDEQLCKIALKMPLKQWLGLYCKGRVQASKRLGIWDKKFKSLICAADVARNLRGAAIGKEIERLQEAEIRAFVAALKA, encoded by the coding sequence TTGAAAATCTATCAAAATGACGATTTTATCGCGCTTTTAGATTATCTTAAAAAATTTAGCTCGCGTATCTATCTGGTGGGCGGCTGCGTGCGCGATCATTTTTTGGGGCGGGCGAGCGCTGATGTGGATGTGGAGCTTTATGATGTGGATCCGCACCGTTTCGAGCAAATTATGCAGGACTTCGGCGCACAGGGCGTCGGCAAAAGCTACTTCGTTTATAAATACAAAAGCTTTGATATCTCGCTGCCGCGCACCGAGAGTAAGACGGGCGTCGGACACAAGGGCTTTAGCGTCGCTTTGGCTACGGACGAACATGAGGCTAGCAGGCGGCGCGATTTTACGATCAATGCGATGATGATAGACGCCATAAGCGGCAAAGTGCTCGATTTTTACGGCGGGCTTGCGGATCTGCGCGCGCGTATTTTGCGAGTGGTTGATCCGCACACTTTTGTGGAGGATAGCTTGCGCGTATATCGTGCGGTGCAGTTTGCCGCAAGATTTGAGCTTCGCGCCGAGCCGCGCACCTTAGAGCTCATGCGTAGTATCGACGCTAGCGATCTTAGTTGCGAGCGCGTTAAAGCAGAGCTGATTAAATTTTTTCGTGCACCTGCGCACCGATATGGGATGATGCTAATGCAAGAGCTGGGGCTTTATGAGCGGGTTTTTGGATTGCAGATTGATACGCGTACGCATGAGCGGCTGATAAAATTCATAGAGCACGGCGAATCTTTCGTAAGAAATGAAATGTTTTTTTTATACGCGTTTTTGAATTTTTTAGGATTAGATAAAAATAAAATTTTAAAGAATTTAGGGCTAAATTCAATTTATAAAAGGCTACTTAGTGAGCCGTTTTTTAAGCGGATAAGCGACGAGCAGCTATGCAAAATCGCTCTAAAGATGCCGCTTAAGCAGTGGCTCGGGCTGTATTGTAAAGGTAGGGTGCAAGCATCAAAGCGGCTTGGGATTTGGGATAAGAAATTTAAGAGCTTGATTTGCGCTGCGGATGTCGCTCGCAACCTGCGCGGCGCTGCGATCGGCAAGGAGATTGAGAGGCTGCAAGAAGCGGAGATTAGGGCGTTTGTAGCGGCTTTAAAAGCGTAA